The genomic segment atcacagtagaAGATGGTTTGTACAACTCCAGAAACGACAGCAATTTGATCATAGAAGCTTTCTGTGTGGTAACGCCAGATCCAGTTTGCCAGATAGAGAGCACGATAGAGGCCCAAGAAGAAAAGGTAGTGCGTGGTGATCGTCTCAGCTTCTCCTGTTTTGCTAATCATGAAAAGTTGTGGAAGAATAGCCACTGACTCCAGGTAAATTGAGAAAGTCCAGAGGATCTGAAAAGGAAAGGAGGTTGTGGGTAAATGTTAGCAAGCAGAAGACTGCAGGAGAAAAAAGTCAATAAATGAAACAAAGTTATGTATGACAAACATTTGTTTTTAGACACCTTAAGGAGACATGCTTCGCTAAATACAAATTGTTCCCTTACCTCTAAAGGAGTGAAATTGTAGTTCTCTAAAAATGAAAGACCCGTGACTGGGACCAAAAGAAATTCAAGGCGGAAGGAATCATTCTCACTGTCAAAGGTTTTCCGGAATTTCCCATAGATCAGGTACACAGTAAAAAAGGCGCAAATTATGAAAACAACCTGCAAAGGAAAATAGGAGAATAATTCATTACAAACTAAGACTGCTAAATGTTCAAGAATGGAAGGTTTTTGGAGCCAACCTTTCGTAGAAATGTCAGGTTGAATTCACTAACATTGGGGACAAATGATAGCCCTTTAGCTGGTTAAAAATCAGGTAGATTTCCACTCATTATCTTATATTTTGTCTAAAATACCGGGTGTTTGAAAatgaactccctagttttaagtataaacacattataactagggagttatttttcaaacaaCCTGTATTATGGTTTGATCTCTTTAATGTTCCATATTACTGTGTTTACTCAAATCTAACAGCTTTGTTGGCTAAATTactttcccaaaattagggtgcgtaTTAAATTAGCACAATatgataatcttagtgctgagccaaagcaaaaggggaagctaccTTAGGATCACCTGGAGGTCCTATTTGAAGGACATCAttactaatttaattgccatggttcaatgctatgcaatggtGCCGAGAAATTGTGTAAAAGCAGAGCTTGGAATAGTTACTCCCAACAACTTTAAGACTCTCCTCTTCCACATTGAAATATTGGTTGGAGATTCTTGGAACCGTAATCCAAAATGTCTCTTTCCCAGTCTTTTAATGGTGGTGGAAACAGGTTGGTCCATCTGTGAACAATATCCCTTCCTGGGTTCAAGTATTCACACACATGAAAGGGAAAGGTTACTCATCTAACATGccaggtgggatacaaatattcCATCACAAACAAATACCTGCCAAGATGAAGAGGTCTTTGCATACCCTGGGTAATATCCAGGGGCTAACTGGCCAATTTAATGGCTGCCTCGCTCATTTTCAAAAGGGAGAGTGGAGCTAAAAGTGGCAGAATGAACTGAGAAGAGGAGTCATCCACACAAAGACTATAGGCCTTTCACTTTTTGCATCCTGCCATATTGATATTTTGTGGAAAGGAAGCAGAACCAGCTTTCCTAGCAAACCATTGGAGGAGAGCAATCCTCCATCCTAGTCTCCACAGAAAACTGGCCATGTCTTTTAATAGCTGCCACGAAGACATTAAAATATCTGAACTGCTTTCTGGGTATCTTATATCTAATTAACTGAAATGAAGAGCACATGAAGGGACCACAGTGTTTTGTCTTTGCTTACCTTCATGACAGTATTGTAGATGGAAATGAAGTTTGTGAAGAGGTCAAGGTAACGGGTTGTGAAAACGAGTGCAAACAGGATCTGACTCTTTCCTGAAATGCCTGTAAGACCATAAGATAAAGCAAATGAGAAGCAGATAACAGGCAAAAATATCTGGGATTTCAGGCAAAGCAGTGGAGATTTCCTAGTTAGTTGCAGAAGGTAGAAAAACACCTCAAGAACCAAATTCCAGGGTTGCCATCAGAGAAGATCATGGATCCTCTGTAGGCATGAAAACAACCTTCTTTTTGTCAAGCAACGAACCCATGTCATACAGGGAATGAAaaggtattgttgaaggctttcatggctggaatcactgggttgctgtgagtttccaggctgtctggccatgttcttaGTGAGTCTGTAGATCATTTgtaagtgttcttaccatacatcaagggaaccacagaCCCCATAGGgaagttgatgaagaaacacaacatgtAAACGATCTACAgacccattaagaaaatccaacaaatgctacattcagtgaaggacaagagggatcctctcacctctgcgggaatctaccgtataccatgcagttgtgaacaagtctacatagggtctAAATGGAGCATTGCcctaacacgaatcaaggaacatgaaaggcactgcagactaactcaaccagagaagtcagccttagcagagcacctgatgaaccaatgtggacacagcatattatttaacactctaacaaccaccatgtcagactacacagagaagccattgaaatccacaagcatgcagataatttcaacagaaaggggaaaaaaacatgcaaatgaacaaaatctggctactagtatttaaaaaaactctaaaatcaggacagtaaataaagagcaacactcaaaaagcaggggaattccggacaagaatcaatcagggccagctaacacctcccaacaaaagattcccacaGGCAGAACCAGCCAAGCTTTGAAATGGCAAGACCATTAATTGCTAATTAAAatggccaatagcaacattcacatgtgcctcaagcagaaagtagttctttctctcacccttgacattccacaggtatataaacttcactggcttagttcccaacagacccctcaacctctgatgatgcctgccatagatgtgggcgaaacgtcaggagagaatgcttctggaacatggccagacagcccggaaaactcacagcaagccactgAAAAGGTATTGCTTTGctctccatgtttacaagttatatatgaTGGTAGACAGCAGATTCATTGTGTAAAGAAAGCTGCAACACAAGGGGTCACAAGTTGCTTCAGGGGGGAAAACCCCAAAATTTCAACAGTGAATCTTTCTGTCACACTGATTATTAATCAGTACATGATTTGGTCTTGCTATTGTCTTCCTCAAGGATCACCCATTATCACTTGCTTTTTAGTCTCAATGTGGTTTTACTAAGAAGCAGGCTACATAGAAACTATTTATGCACAGGGAAATAAACTTCATATGCTAGTGAAATTCTCCTCCCATTTTCCTGGGATATGCACACCGAGATATGAAACACGGTGAAATGTATTGCTGTGACTGCCACATCACAGTACCACTCCTAAAACACATCCCTGATTCCACCCACCAAGTTTGCTGCGATGCAGTAGGACGGGCTTTTAAGGAGGAAACTAGGAGTGAAAGGAGTCATTTCAAAAGAGTCCAGGAAAAGACTTCTGCAGAAacataagaaaaggaaaggaaatggggAGGGATGAGAGCATGAAAGCTAGCATACAATCTGAAGTGTTGGCAGTTCACAAGTTGCAGGGAGAGATTCAAAGGATATAGTCTGGATTACATTGTTTAAAAATCAGTGTGATTGAGATTAAGAACCTTTATTCTGTGGACTTTTTAATACTTCaacaaacaaagcagaaatgcacATGGTCTAATGCACAACTGTCCTCCCTAGGAGGCCCTTTTGGTATTTCCTCTTTCTGTTAACGTTATCCAGATCTGTTCTGTCCCAGTTTAGAATTCTGCACTGTGcaatgggtacatctacactttaggattaatacagtttggcactactttagctaccatggctcaattctatggaatagtggatgtttatttgtttatttacagtacagtagagtctcacttatccaagctaaacaggccggcagaagcttggataagcgaatatcttggataataaggagggattaaggaaaagcctattaaacatcaaattaggttatgattttacaaattaagcaccaaaacatcacgttatacaacaaatttgacagaaaaagtaattcaatacacagtaatgttatgttgtaattactgtatttacgaatttagcaccaaaatatcatgatatattgaaaacattgactacaaaaatggcttgaataatccagaggcttggataagcgaggcttggataagtgagactctactgtattatttcgcccttctcaccccgaagaggagtCAAGGCGGATTacagtgcacatatacatggcaagcattcaatgccattagacatacgacatatagacagacacagttgTAAATTGTTgagaattttctgggctgtctggccatgttccagaagcattctctcctgacgtttcacccacatctatggcaggcatcctcagagattgaggggtctgttggaaactaagtaagtgaagtcaagggtgggagaaagaactcttgtgtgcttGAGGTACATGCGAATGTtgtaatttgccaccttgattggcattttaatggcccacagtttcaaggcctggctgatttctgcctgaggaacacctttgttgggaggtgttagttgaccCTGAtagattcttgtctggaattcccatgctttttgagtcttgctctttagcctttgacaacacagtggaAATTGTAGATTTATGAGGAATCAGCACTGTTTCATAGAGAAGGTTAaacaccttgcaaaactacaaatcccaggattctatagcattgagccatagcagttaaagtggtatcagattgggttgctgtgagttttccaagctgtatggctatgtgccagaagcattctttcctgatgttttgcctgcatctatggcaggcaacctcagaggttgtgaaatggtgtcaaattgtcttaattctacaatgtatttACATTATATTAATTCTGTTTAGTAGTACTATCATGTAACTGTGTATAAGAATGTGGGGCTACTGTGAGGAGACACTGATGAGAGCAACTGTCTACTTTAGCTCTTCCTATATAAAACAGGGTTTAGTAGAACCTAGATTTGTTTAAATATCCTTCTGTACTGCACCCAGTACAtgactgctccatgcagtcatgccggccacatgaccttggaggtgtctatggacaacgccggctcttcggcttagaaatggagatgagcaccaacccccagagtctgacatgactggacttaacgtcaggggaaacctttacctttaccttaatgcacCCAGAACCAGCTCTATTATTGGAGTAAAAGAGGCAGTCGCCTCAAGCGACATGTGCTATAGGGCAGGATGTAACCTGAAGATATCCTGTTGTCTTTAGGTGCGGTGGAGAACACTGGCCTATCATCAGTGTCAAAGAAATATTCAGTTACCAGCCCAGTTTTCCTCTGAacatgaaacaaaaatgagggATTGTGATTTTGTTTTTTGTATAAATTGTTAAGATCTTCCTGGTTCCATTTAAATAACTAGTGAAGACATTTTTTCTCACCTGCTCCACAGAGGACATATTGACTCAGTTTCAAGTATCTGGTAGGTCACAGAAGGAAGGAATGCACAGATCACCATACATTTCAATTTGGAAGAAATTGTAGAGATCATGGTGCTGATGTTTTAATAGGTGGGTTTGGGAATCCATGACCATGTGAATTGCACAAAGGACCATCCCTACATCATACAAGTGTCATGAGAAAGGAGCTCCCATAGGcagtgtttaaaagcaatgctgaaTATGCCTGCCCTGTATGGCACAAGTCTGTCT from the Anolis carolinensis isolate JA03-04 chromosome 5, rAnoCar3.1.pri, whole genome shotgun sequence genome contains:
- the kdelr3 gene encoding ER lumen protein-retaining receptor 3 translates to MNIFRILGDVSHLLAMIMLLMKIWRSKSCAGISGKSQILFALVFTTRYLDLFTNFISIYNTVMKVVFIICAFFTVYLIYGKFRKTFDSENDSFRLEFLLVPVTGLSFLENYNFTPLEILWTFSIYLESVAILPQLFMISKTGEAETITTHYLFFLGLYRALYLANWIWRYHTESFYDQIAVVSGVVQTIFYCDFFYLYITKVLKGKKLSLPMPI